A stretch of Vigna angularis cultivar LongXiaoDou No.4 chromosome 4, ASM1680809v1, whole genome shotgun sequence DNA encodes these proteins:
- the LOC108331569 gene encoding caffeic acid 3-O-methyltransferase, whose protein sequence is MGSTGETQITPSHVSDEEANLFAMQLASASVLPMVLKSAIELDLLEIIAKAGPGVHLSPSHIASQLPTHNPEAPVMLDRILRLLASYNILTFTLHTLPDGKVERLYGLAPVAKYLVKNEDGVSLAALNLMNQDKILMESWYYLKDAVLEGGIPFNKAYGMTAFEYHGTDPRFNKVFNKGMADHSTITMKKILETYTGFEGIKSLVDVGGGTGAIINMIVSKYPNIKGINFDLPHVIEDAPSYPGVEHVGGDMFVSVPKAEAIFMKWICHDWSDEHCLKFLKNCYDALPENGKVIVAECILPVAPDSSLATKGVVHIDVIMLAHNPGGKERTEKEFEALAKGSGFQGFRVLCSAFNTYIIEFLKKV, encoded by the exons ATGGGTTCAACGGGTGAGACTCAGATCACTCCAAGCCATGTGTCTGATGAAGAGGCAAACCTGTTTGCGATGCAACTGGCGAGTGCCTCTGTCCTCCCAATGGTTCTGAAATCAGCCATCGAGCTTGATCTGTTGGAAATCATAGCCAAGGCTGGCCCTGGAGTTCATCTTTCTCCCTCTCACATTGCTTCTCAGCTCCCAACACACAACCCTGAGGCACCAGTCATGTTGGACCGCATCTTGCGTCTATTGGCTTCCTACAACATCCTCACTTTCACCCTCCACACTCTTCCTGATGGCAAGGTTGAGAGGCTCTATGGCCTTGCTCCCGTTGCCAAGTACTTGGTCAAGAACGAAGACGGCGTCTCCTTGGCTGCTCTCAACCTcatgaaccaggataaaatcctCATGGAAAGCTG GTACTACTTGAAAGATGCAGTTCTTGAAGGGGGGATTCCATTTAACAAGGCATATGGAATGACAGCCTTTGAATACCATGGAACGGACCCAAGGTTTAACAAGGTTTTCAACAAGGGTATGGCGGatcactctaccatcacaatgaaGAAAATTCTCGAGACCTACACAGGCTTTGAGGGTATTAAATCTCTGGTTGATGTTGGTGGTGGAACTGGAGCTATAATAAACATGATAGTCTCAAAGTATCCCAATATCAAGGGTATCAATTTTGATTTACCCCATGTCATCGAAGATGCCCCATCTTATCCAG GAGTGGAGCATGTGGGTGGAGACATGTTTGTCAGTGTTCCAAAAGCTGAAGCTATTTTTATGAAG TGGATTTGCCACGATTGGAGTGATGAACACTGTTTGAAGTTTTTGAAGAACTGCTACGATGCATTACCAGAAAACGGGAAGGTGATTGTGGCAGAATGCATTCTTCCGGTGGCTCCAGACTCTAGCTTGGCCACAAAGGGTGTGGTTCACATCGACGTGATAATGTTGGCTCATAATCCAGGTGGGAAAGAGAGAACAGAGAAAGAGTTTGAGGCTCTGGCCAAAGGATCTGGATTCCAAGGTTTCCGAGTTCTGTGCTCTGCTTTCAATACCTACATCATCGAGTTTCTCAAGAAGGTTTAA